A stretch of Ipomoea triloba cultivar NCNSP0323 chromosome 13, ASM357664v1 DNA encodes these proteins:
- the LOC116001250 gene encoding uncharacterized protein LOC116001250 yields MGMYSLASELSTFKNRSAIKGTVIHATIPAKIVPKFINSFVEELRSENFPWYMYRLRSFDSLKGNSELNEKELIDIIGRVVEVYGPQEKNIGGNNARLIDFVLEDAYGKKLTCTFWDDHVSRIEHLYEAPSKDPVIVLIQFYRIKRGLRVLFNLDYPEFINFRDSLTDIGYQTPMRSIASLSSFSFTNTMDESSSKSTINEIYDNDKYGDFWVAARIQGIVIPTNWFYSSCRKPGCNKKLKISEGVNKCFKCFKIWEDGILRYKITLRVVDMKGNASFLLWDRECQELIGIPAAELYEKSNKPLQQITDLVGKTLLFQITAKAYHTSHRNTPFPVLRINNDPQVLKEHCSHLLKLQDNECNSNMPISLGDDDFLEGLLSDEAESPIASLPPVAVGDATEGPVKRCLLDQFSSTQSGKKQKESKVKYLASKRTEQNHYGADGRLHT; encoded by the exons ATGGGGATGTACTCTCTGGCTAGCGAATTGTCTACCTTCAAGAACCGAAGTGCAATCAAG GGAACTGTCATTCATGCAACTATACCAGCAAAGATTGTTCCAAAGTTTATCAATAGTTTTGTAGAAG AATTGAGGTCAGAGAATTTCCCTTGGTACATGTACAGACTAAGGTCTTTCGATAGTTTGAAAGGTAATTCAGAATTAAATGAGAAAGAACTCATTG ATATCATTGGTCGGGTTGTTGAAGTTTATGGAcctcaagaaaaaaatattggtgGAAATAATGCTAGGCTAATAGACTTTGTGCTGGAGGATGCCTA TGGTAAAAAGTTAACCTGCACATTTTGGGACGACCACGTTTCCAGGATTGAGCATTTATATGAAGCTCCTTCCAAGGATCCTGTGATAGTTTTGATACAATTCTATAGGATAAAAAGAGGGCTCAGAG TCCTATTCAATCTGGACTATCCTGAATTTATCAACTTCAGGGACAG TCTTACAGACATAGGATATCAAACACCGATGAGAAGTATAGCTTCCCTGTCAAGTTTTAGTTTTACAAACACTATGGATGAATCCAGCAGTAAGTCCACCATAAATGAGATCTATGACAATGATAAG TATGGAGATTTCTGGGTTGCCGCAAGGATACAAGGTATTGTTATTCCGACTAATTGGTTTTATAGCTCTTGTAGGAAGCCTGGATGCAACAAAAAACTGAAAATTTCTGAAGGAGTCAATAAGTGTTTCAAGTGTTTTAAGATTTGGGAAGATGGTATTTTAAGGTATAAGATTACACTACGTGTTGTGGACATGAAGGGTAATGCTTCATTTTTACTATGGGATAGGGAGTGCCAGGAGTTGATAGGAATTCCAGCAGCAGAGCTATATGAAAAGAGTAATAAG CCATTACAGCAGATCACAGATTTGGTAGGCAAGACTTTGCTGTTTCAGATTACAGCAAAGGCATATCACACATCCCACCGTAACACTCCATTTCCTGTGCTGAGGATAAACAATGACCCACAGGTTCTGAAAGAACATTGCAGTCATCTTCTGAAATTGCAAGATAATGAATGCAACTCTAACATGCCTATAAGTCTGGGTGATGATGATTTTTTGGAG GGTTTGTTAAGTGATGAAGCGGAAAGTCCCATAGCAAGTTTGCCTCCTGTAGCTGTTGGTGATGCAACTGAGGGACCTGTCAAGAGGTGCTTGCTAGATCAATTTTCATCAACACAGAGTGGCAAGAAGCAGAAAGAGAGCAAAGTCAA GTATCTAGCAAGCAAGAGGACTGAGCAAAATCACTACGGAGCTGATGGAAGATTGCATACCTAG